In Corallococcus macrosporus, the following are encoded in one genomic region:
- the tsaD gene encoding tRNA (adenosine(37)-N6)-threonylcarbamoyltransferase complex transferase subunit TsaD: protein MLVLGLETSCDETAAAVVEDGRRVLSDVVSTQVDIHRRWGGVVPELASRNHIVQVMPVVHEALTRADKTLDDIDLIAVTSGPGLIGALLVGLQVAKGLSLATGKPFVGANHLEGHLLAIRLLEDAPAPPFLGLVVSGGHTSLYEVRDYGNYRLVGRTRDDAAGEAYDKTARILGLPYPGGQPIDQLAQKGDPEAIRFPRALPGDNLDVSFSGLKTSVLHHVQKHGVPEGQALHDLCASFQEAVADVLSKKLVAAAKKLGHHQLVLCGGVAANSRLRALCKQRAEERGLRMFLPPVRLCTDNGAMIAVAGYEAWRRGLRGDFRLAADPAWRME from the coding sequence GTGCTCGTCCTGGGACTCGAAACCTCGTGCGATGAAACCGCCGCCGCCGTCGTGGAGGACGGGCGGCGCGTCCTGTCGGACGTCGTCTCCACGCAGGTGGACATCCATCGCCGCTGGGGCGGCGTCGTGCCGGAGCTGGCCAGCCGCAACCACATCGTCCAGGTGATGCCCGTCGTCCACGAGGCACTCACCCGCGCGGACAAGACGCTGGACGACATCGACCTCATCGCCGTCACGTCCGGCCCCGGCCTCATCGGCGCGCTGCTCGTGGGGCTCCAGGTGGCCAAGGGGCTGAGCCTCGCCACCGGCAAGCCCTTCGTGGGCGCCAACCACCTGGAAGGGCACCTGCTGGCCATCCGCCTCCTGGAGGACGCGCCCGCGCCGCCGTTCCTGGGGCTCGTCGTCTCCGGCGGCCACACCAGCCTCTACGAGGTGCGCGACTACGGGAACTACCGCCTCGTCGGCCGCACGCGCGACGACGCCGCGGGCGAGGCCTACGACAAGACGGCGCGCATCCTCGGCCTGCCGTACCCGGGCGGACAGCCCATTGATCAGCTGGCGCAGAAGGGCGACCCGGAGGCCATCCGCTTCCCGCGCGCGCTGCCGGGCGACAACCTGGACGTGTCCTTCTCCGGGCTGAAGACGTCCGTGCTCCACCACGTCCAGAAGCACGGCGTGCCGGAGGGCCAGGCGCTGCACGACCTGTGCGCGTCGTTCCAGGAGGCGGTGGCGGACGTGCTGTCGAAGAAGCTCGTCGCCGCGGCGAAGAAGCTGGGCCACCACCAGCTCGTCCTGTGCGGCGGCGTGGCGGCGAACTCGCGGCTCCGGGCGCTGTGCAAGCAGCGCGCGGAGGAGCGGGGCCTGCGCATGTTCCTGCCGCCGGTGCGGTTGTGCACGGACAATGGCGCGATGATCGCCGTCGCGGGATATGAAGCGTGGCGCCGCGGCTTGCGCGGTGACTTCCGCCTCGCGGCCGACCCCGCCTGGCGCATGGAGTAG
- the rsmA gene encoding 16S rRNA (adenine(1518)-N(6)/adenine(1519)-N(6))-dimethyltransferase RsmA, translating to MDSPRDILKRHGLRAKHSWGQNFLGDPDALQSIADALALREGEPVVELGPGLGHLTRFLAATGARVTAVERDRDMVAVLEKEAIPGVRVVSGNAATVDFAQVAGAPEIALVGNLPYHLTSPILFQVLAQRAHISRAVFTLQKEVVVRLAAEPGNRDYGLLTVLLGLHFDVEQVLTLEAWRFHPPPKVDSAVLRLTRLKQPRAPLVDEARFTRLVKAGFAQRRKTLINSLKSDKGLATPEAMLAALQTAGIDPGRRAETLSPEEFAAIERALGPVTAMAPPPPDAPEEGSSEE from the coding sequence GTGGATTCTCCGCGCGACATCCTCAAGCGCCACGGCCTGCGGGCCAAGCACAGCTGGGGACAGAACTTCCTCGGAGACCCGGACGCGCTCCAGTCCATCGCGGACGCGCTCGCGCTGCGCGAGGGCGAGCCCGTGGTGGAGCTGGGCCCGGGCCTGGGCCACCTCACGCGCTTCCTCGCCGCCACCGGCGCGCGCGTCACCGCCGTGGAGCGCGACCGCGACATGGTGGCCGTGCTGGAGAAGGAGGCCATCCCCGGCGTGCGCGTGGTGTCCGGCAACGCCGCCACGGTGGACTTCGCCCAGGTGGCCGGCGCGCCGGAAATCGCGCTCGTGGGCAACCTGCCGTACCACCTCACCAGCCCCATCCTCTTCCAGGTGCTCGCGCAGCGCGCCCACATCTCGCGCGCCGTCTTCACCCTCCAGAAGGAAGTGGTGGTGCGGCTGGCCGCGGAGCCCGGCAACCGCGACTACGGCCTGCTGACGGTGCTGCTCGGCCTGCACTTCGACGTGGAGCAGGTGCTCACGCTGGAGGCGTGGCGCTTCCATCCGCCCCCGAAGGTGGACTCCGCCGTGCTGCGCCTCACGCGGCTCAAGCAGCCCCGTGCGCCGCTGGTGGACGAGGCCCGCTTCACGCGGCTGGTGAAGGCCGGCTTCGCGCAGCGCCGCAAGACGCTGATCAACTCGCTCAAGTCCGACAAGGGCCTGGCGACGCCGGAGGCCATGCTGGCCGCGCTCCAGACGGCGGGCATCGACCCGGGCCGCCGCGCGGAGACGCTGTCCCCGGAGGAGTTCGCCGCCATCGAGCGCGCCCTGGGCCCCGTCACCGCCATGGCGCCGCCGCCTCCGGACGCGCCGGAAGAGGGCTCTTCAGAAGAGTAG
- a CDS encoding deoxynucleoside kinase, translated as MDHRYIVVEGPIGVGKTSLTNLLTERLGSRRILEVVEENPFLSSFYADRQKFAFQTQVFFLLSRFRQQQELFQQDLFRAVTVSDYLFAKDRIFANLTLASDELALYDRVFEALGPRVPQPDLVIYLQAQLDVLLHRIKKRGREFERKFDAGYLESLTHAYNDFFAHYQDTPLLVVNTSDIDFVHNEQDREDLMQAIASAKSGVQHYTPRSRRG; from the coding sequence ATGGACCACCGCTACATCGTCGTCGAAGGCCCCATCGGCGTGGGCAAGACGAGTCTCACCAACCTCCTCACGGAGCGCCTGGGCAGCCGCCGCATCCTGGAGGTCGTGGAGGAGAACCCCTTCCTCTCCAGCTTCTACGCGGACCGGCAGAAGTTCGCGTTCCAGACGCAGGTGTTCTTCCTGCTGTCGCGTTTCCGTCAGCAGCAGGAGCTCTTCCAGCAGGACCTGTTCCGCGCCGTCACCGTGAGTGACTACCTGTTCGCGAAGGACCGCATCTTCGCCAACCTCACGCTGGCCTCGGACGAGCTGGCCCTCTACGACCGCGTCTTCGAAGCGCTGGGGCCTCGCGTCCCGCAGCCCGACCTGGTCATCTACCTCCAGGCCCAACTGGACGTGCTGCTGCATCGCATCAAGAAGCGCGGCCGTGAGTTCGAGCGGAAGTTCGACGCGGGCTACCTGGAGTCGCTCACGCACGCGTACAACGACTTCTTCGCGCACTACCAGGACACGCCCCTCCTCGTGGTGAACACGTCGGACATCGATTTCGTGCACAACGAGCAGGACCGCGAGGACCTGATGCAGGCCATCGCGTCCGCCAAGTCCGGCGTGCAGCACTACACCCCCCGGTCCCGCCGGGGCTGA
- the panB gene encoding 3-methyl-2-oxobutanoate hydroxymethyltransferase: MKDKVTIHTLKRLKQSGQKICMVTAYDATFARILDEGGADVLLVGDSLGMVIQGQESTLPVTMDQMIYHSAAVSRGAKRAHVVGDMPFMSYQVSPQEAVRNAGRLVSEGNVGSVKLEGGAEFADTVRAIVRASIPVMGHLGLTPQSVHKMGGYVVQGRDEDAARRMLDDALALEAAGCYALVLEGVPLELARTITQSLKIPTIGIGAGKHCDGQVLVCYDLLGMNPDFKPKFVKRFANLHGNITEAANTYFAEVRAGTFPDEDHSFKATKGIRLVTPTPVVPDAEGAGEAAEKVGGIYGAPV; the protein is encoded by the coding sequence GTGAAGGACAAGGTCACCATCCACACGCTGAAGCGCCTGAAGCAGTCCGGTCAGAAGATCTGCATGGTCACCGCGTACGATGCGACGTTCGCGCGCATCCTCGATGAGGGAGGCGCGGACGTGCTCCTGGTCGGTGACTCGCTGGGCATGGTCATCCAGGGCCAGGAGTCCACGCTGCCCGTCACCATGGACCAGATGATCTACCACTCGGCGGCGGTGAGCCGCGGCGCGAAGCGGGCGCACGTGGTGGGGGACATGCCGTTCATGAGCTACCAGGTGTCGCCGCAGGAGGCGGTGCGCAACGCCGGGCGGCTCGTCTCCGAAGGCAACGTGGGCAGCGTGAAGCTGGAGGGCGGCGCCGAGTTCGCCGACACCGTGCGCGCCATCGTCCGCGCCAGCATCCCCGTCATGGGCCACCTGGGCCTCACGCCCCAGTCCGTCCACAAGATGGGCGGCTATGTGGTGCAGGGGCGTGATGAAGACGCCGCGCGCCGCATGCTGGACGACGCGCTCGCGCTGGAGGCCGCGGGTTGCTACGCGCTGGTGCTGGAGGGCGTGCCGCTGGAGCTGGCGCGCACCATCACCCAGAGCCTGAAGATTCCGACCATCGGCATTGGCGCGGGCAAGCACTGTGATGGCCAGGTGCTGGTCTGCTACGACCTGCTGGGCATGAACCCGGACTTCAAGCCGAAGTTCGTCAAGCGCTTCGCCAACCTGCACGGGAACATCACGGAGGCCGCGAACACGTACTTCGCCGAAGTGCGCGCGGGCACCTTCCCGGACGAGGACCACAGCTTCAAGGCCACCAAGGGCATCCGGCTGGTGACGCCCACGCCCGTCGTGCCCGACGCGGAAGGCGCGGGCGAGGCCGCGGAGAAGGTCGGCGGCATCTACGGGGCTCCGGTCTAG
- the panC gene encoding pantoate--beta-alanine ligase produces the protein MAPHVLRTVAEVKAWVASLQKEGKSLALVPTMGFLHEGHVSLMREGGRRADVVAASIFVNPTQFGPREDLARYPRDFEGDLAKCASAGVTAVFAPEPAAMYPAGYQTYVEVTEVSQGLCGERRPGHFRGVATIVTQLLALFRPAVALFGEKDYQQLQVIRTLNRDLHLGADIVGMPTIREPDGLAMSSRNAYLSADERRRALALSKGIRAAQALLASGTRDTGALVEAARRELQAADLREDYVEVRDAGTLAPLVTVAPGQTARMLVAAFSGTTRLIDNMPLAG, from the coding sequence ATGGCCCCCCACGTCCTGCGCACCGTCGCCGAAGTGAAGGCCTGGGTCGCGTCCCTCCAGAAGGAGGGAAAGTCCCTGGCGCTCGTGCCCACCATGGGCTTCCTCCATGAGGGCCACGTTTCGCTCATGAGGGAGGGCGGCCGGCGCGCGGACGTGGTGGCCGCTTCCATCTTCGTGAACCCCACGCAGTTCGGCCCCCGCGAGGACCTGGCGCGCTACCCGCGCGACTTCGAAGGGGACCTGGCGAAGTGCGCGAGCGCGGGCGTCACGGCCGTGTTCGCGCCCGAGCCCGCGGCGATGTACCCCGCAGGTTACCAGACCTACGTGGAGGTCACGGAGGTGAGCCAGGGGCTGTGCGGCGAGCGGCGTCCCGGCCACTTCCGGGGCGTCGCCACCATCGTCACGCAGCTCTTGGCGCTGTTCCGGCCGGCCGTGGCGCTCTTCGGTGAGAAGGACTACCAGCAGCTCCAGGTCATCAGGACGCTCAACCGAGACCTGCACCTGGGCGCGGACATCGTGGGCATGCCCACCATCCGCGAGCCGGACGGGCTGGCCATGAGCAGCCGCAACGCCTATCTGTCCGCGGATGAACGCCGCCGGGCGCTCGCCCTGTCGAAGGGCATCCGGGCGGCCCAGGCCCTGCTCGCCTCCGGCACCCGGGACACGGGAGCGCTGGTGGAGGCCGCCCGCCGTGAATTGCAGGCAGCGGACCTCCGGGAGGACTACGTGGAGGTGCGGGACGCGGGGACGCTGGCACCCCTGGTCACGGTGGCGCCCGGACAGACGGCGCGCATGCTGGTGGCGGCCTTCTCGGGCACCACGCGGCTCATCGACAACATGCCGCTGGCCGGTTAG
- the smpB gene encoding SsrA-binding protein SmpB, producing the protein MAAGKSKGVGAEPGVKLIAENRRARFDYTVDEKIEAGLELTGSEVKSLREGTANLSDAYALQKGTELFLLNAHIGSYKAASVFDHLPTRGRKLLMHRAEIDRWTAKVRERGYSIIPLVLYFRKGRAKVELGLCRGKTHEDRRHDIKERETKREMDREVRRR; encoded by the coding sequence ATGGCCGCTGGAAAGTCGAAGGGTGTGGGTGCGGAGCCGGGGGTGAAGCTCATTGCCGAGAACCGGCGTGCGCGCTTCGACTACACGGTGGACGAGAAGATAGAGGCCGGGCTGGAGCTCACGGGGAGCGAGGTGAAGTCGTTGCGTGAAGGAACGGCCAACCTGTCGGACGCCTACGCGCTCCAGAAGGGCACGGAGCTGTTCCTGCTCAACGCCCACATCGGCTCCTACAAGGCGGCCAGTGTCTTCGACCACCTTCCCACCCGGGGCCGGAAGCTGCTGATGCACCGGGCGGAGATCGACCGGTGGACGGCGAAGGTGCGCGAGCGCGGTTACTCCATCATCCCGCTCGTGCTGTACTTCAGGAAGGGGCGGGCCAAGGTGGAGCTGGGCCTGTGCCGCGGCAAGACGCACGAAGATCGCCGCCACGACATCAAGGAACGGGAGACGAAGCGGGAGATGGACCGGGAAGTGCGCCGTCGTTGA
- a CDS encoding ClpXP protease specificity-enhancing factor SspB produces the protein MDKKVSDKKERLLAALDQGMVMIHLDARRPGVLVPASLRGEAHLRLNLSYRFEPPDLTVGEWGVRSTLSFSGSRFTVAVPWSALFAIASHVTKEFWMYPEEMPPELLQQPPGASAASVARPPPPAPVPVAAERPRAFLREVQAERTDEPETRPEVAAPPPPPEGGPPEEPQPPRRGHLRLVK, from the coding sequence ATGGACAAGAAGGTTTCCGACAAGAAGGAGCGGCTGCTGGCCGCGCTCGACCAGGGGATGGTGATGATCCACCTGGACGCGCGCCGCCCCGGCGTGCTCGTCCCCGCCAGCCTCCGAGGCGAAGCACACCTGCGCCTCAACCTCTCCTACCGTTTCGAGCCACCCGACCTCACGGTGGGTGAGTGGGGCGTGCGCTCCACGCTGAGCTTCTCCGGTTCGCGCTTCACGGTGGCGGTGCCCTGGTCCGCGCTGTTCGCCATCGCCAGCCACGTGACGAAGGAGTTCTGGATGTACCCGGAGGAGATGCCGCCGGAGCTGCTCCAGCAGCCCCCGGGGGCGTCGGCGGCCTCCGTCGCGCGTCCGCCGCCGCCCGCGCCCGTGCCCGTCGCCGCTGAAAGGCCCCGCGCCTTCCTGCGCGAGGTGCAGGCCGAAAGGACGGACGAGCCGGAGACGCGCCCGGAGGTGGCCGCGCCGCCACCGCCGCCCGAGGGGGGCCCCCCGGAGGAGCCGCAGCCGCCGCGCCGTGGCCACCTGCGGCTGGTGAAGTAG
- a CDS encoding protein kinase domain-containing protein yields MTSRYRLLQPLATGGMAELFLGVAKGAEGFERTVAIKRVLPHLARETDIASMFVSEARLAMLLQHQNIVTVHDVGESAEGLFLVMELVDGWDLGALMRAVTRQGLRIPPHLAVFIASQAQAGLQHAYRRQNGGQVVMTAHRDVSPSNLLVSREGEVKVTDFGIARLAGLSRTEPGAFKGKVPYAAPEVLRGEPATALSDQFSLGTLLAEMLAGQHPFGGSAEPMAVAYSILNRAPASLPDVPASLATLVLRMLSRDPAGRFPEPEDVSEALARWLATTGEPASSHALATFLRGVRLPMSVGDVARAALAEAPESTSASFVMTTSPREGMDTGRVPSASSAASATVAYGGGAAGASSAPWKAPASAIPVGAEEEEPWSPPVGGVSLSASGAVVHTCALCGSALESPESPCESCTRGPSASEPAWPGAEPVAPRGAGPGPSRPPVGAAASRAAGAGPAAARGAEPATARTAGAGPAAARGAESTASGRSHAIAASSPAQGNAAASSARPRVNAPAAQAPAAAPALATQSLSDVDESERVNRPNIRQAAQGDLELEERAPRPEETPHWEFEPVAASRPRRRWGLAVALFGIAGVLAAGALYLWPRYEAQVMHALGAPTPLLSIRSEPSGATVLVDGVEVGVTPLAMDNTYPSRSISVQLKLRGYRPWTGTFMGGRKAEVEAELKR; encoded by the coding sequence GTGACGTCGCGCTATCGGCTGCTGCAACCGCTGGCCACGGGTGGCATGGCGGAGCTGTTCCTGGGGGTGGCGAAGGGCGCGGAGGGCTTCGAGCGCACCGTGGCCATCAAGCGCGTGCTGCCGCACCTGGCGCGCGAGACGGACATCGCGAGCATGTTCGTCTCCGAGGCGCGGCTGGCCATGCTGCTGCAGCACCAGAACATCGTCACCGTGCACGACGTGGGGGAGAGCGCGGAAGGGCTCTTCCTGGTGATGGAGCTGGTGGACGGCTGGGACCTGGGCGCGCTGATGCGCGCGGTGACGCGCCAGGGGCTGCGGATTCCTCCGCACCTGGCGGTGTTCATCGCGAGCCAGGCCCAGGCGGGATTGCAGCACGCGTACCGGCGCCAGAACGGCGGGCAGGTGGTGATGACGGCCCACCGGGATGTGTCGCCGTCCAACCTGCTGGTGTCGCGCGAAGGCGAGGTGAAGGTCACGGACTTCGGCATCGCGCGGCTCGCGGGCCTGTCGCGCACGGAGCCCGGGGCGTTCAAGGGCAAGGTGCCCTACGCGGCGCCGGAGGTGCTGCGGGGCGAGCCGGCCACGGCGCTGAGCGACCAGTTCTCGCTGGGCACGCTGCTGGCGGAGATGCTCGCGGGGCAGCACCCATTTGGTGGATCCGCGGAGCCGATGGCGGTGGCGTACTCCATCCTCAACCGCGCGCCCGCGTCGCTGCCGGACGTGCCGGCGTCGCTGGCCACGCTGGTGCTGCGCATGCTGTCGCGCGACCCGGCGGGCCGCTTCCCGGAGCCGGAGGACGTGTCGGAGGCGCTGGCGCGCTGGCTGGCGACGACGGGCGAGCCCGCGTCGTCGCACGCGCTGGCGACCTTCCTGCGCGGCGTGCGGCTGCCCATGTCCGTGGGGGACGTGGCCCGGGCCGCCCTGGCGGAGGCCCCCGAGTCGACGTCCGCGTCGTTCGTGATGACCACGTCGCCGCGCGAAGGCATGGACACGGGGCGGGTTCCGTCCGCGTCCAGCGCCGCGTCGGCCACGGTGGCCTATGGCGGCGGGGCCGCCGGTGCTTCGTCCGCGCCGTGGAAGGCGCCCGCGTCAGCCATCCCCGTGGGGGCGGAGGAAGAGGAGCCGTGGAGCCCTCCGGTGGGAGGCGTCTCGCTGTCCGCGTCCGGCGCCGTGGTCCACACCTGTGCGCTGTGTGGCTCGGCCCTGGAGTCACCGGAGTCGCCCTGTGAGTCCTGCACGCGTGGGCCTTCCGCGAGCGAGCCTGCGTGGCCCGGCGCCGAGCCCGTGGCTCCCCGAGGAGCGGGGCCCGGTCCTTCGCGGCCTCCGGTGGGCGCGGCCGCGTCGCGAGCGGCGGGCGCTGGTCCCGCGGCAGCGCGTGGTGCGGAGCCGGCCACGGCACGGACGGCGGGCGCTGGTCCCGCGGCAGCGCGTGGTGCGGAGTCCACCGCGTCCGGACGGTCTCACGCGATTGCGGCGTCCTCACCTGCTCAGGGGAACGCGGCGGCCTCTTCCGCGCGGCCCCGGGTGAATGCGCCCGCGGCCCAGGCTCCGGCGGCTGCGCCCGCGCTGGCCACGCAGTCCCTGTCGGACGTGGACGAGTCGGAGCGGGTGAACCGGCCCAACATCCGGCAGGCGGCTCAGGGCGACCTGGAGCTGGAGGAGCGCGCGCCCCGTCCGGAGGAGACTCCGCATTGGGAGTTCGAACCCGTGGCCGCTTCCCGTCCCCGTCGGCGCTGGGGGCTGGCGGTGGCGCTGTTCGGCATCGCGGGGGTGCTCGCGGCGGGCGCGCTGTACCTGTGGCCCCGCTACGAAGCGCAGGTGATGCACGCGCTCGGGGCTCCGACGCCGCTCTTGTCCATCCGCAGCGAACCCTCCGGCGCCACCGTCCTGGTGGATGGCGTGGAGGTGGGCGTGACGCCGCTCGCGATGGACAACACCTACCCCTCGCGCTCCATCTCCGTGCAGCTCAAGCTGCGCGGCTACCGCCCCTGGACGGGCACGTTCATGGGCGGGCGGAAGGCGGAGGTGGAGGCGGAACTCAAGCGCTGA
- a CDS encoding gamma-butyrobetaine hydroxylase-like domain-containing protein has product MSNFWDRIKPAPKPVSATDAKLSADGESLTLTWDDGVTTTATAQVLRQQCPCAACVDEWTAKRTLDPSQVPANLRVLQMQPVGNYALAFLFSDQHNTGIYPWKHLRDITQSQG; this is encoded by the coding sequence GTGAGCAACTTCTGGGATCGCATCAAGCCCGCGCCCAAGCCCGTCAGCGCGACGGATGCGAAGCTGTCCGCGGACGGCGAGTCTTTGACGCTGACGTGGGACGACGGCGTGACGACGACGGCCACGGCGCAGGTGCTGCGTCAGCAGTGCCCGTGCGCCGCGTGCGTGGACGAGTGGACGGCGAAGCGCACGCTGGATCCCTCGCAGGTGCCCGCGAACCTGCGCGTGCTGCAGATGCAGCCCGTGGGGAACTACGCGCTCGCATTCCTCTTCAGCGACCAGCACAACACGGGCATCTACCCGTGGAAGCACCTGCGCGACATCACCCAGTCGCAGGGCTGA
- a CDS encoding HD domain-containing phosphohydrolase produces MRLFKAILLLMLVVSIIPTLMVGWLSVSHTRELLIRDAQELAQERVKQLRLKAESYLEDPTEMVVGLSSVPGGFLTLPRDTQKLHIAAVLNQRPEVLALTVFGADKQRLPGLQAFAVHDMAPSAVAEHEERARALLDEGLTGVRYSDVVASQGGGNGGPVVTLAFPVGDPVQGYMAADLTLAGLRQMLAQERVGSTGFAYLADRHGRLITGGGDLGAVGDDVSNRLPLAHLLKQREGTPDTELFHVGNFGEGRDAVVSAYSVLPEAGWAIVSEQPVEHAYRQVETMERRILLGLGGAILVALVLAAIFSRNLTQPLKTFIATSLELARGKFGVEVHLKQKNELGELAQTFNYMSKQLMAYDMETRGLYESLEKGYLETIVALANSIDSKDAYTRGHSQRVGDVAVEIGKELKLTERELRQLQYGGILHDIGKIGIAENILCKQSRLTDQEMATMREHPAIGDAIIGPVTFLGSVRACVRHHHERWDGTGYPDKLKGESIPLLARIVACADTFDACTSTRPYQKAMPLEKAMEILDNLSGAQLDPKVVVALRAVLAQRGVRLEGHRQPVKLAS; encoded by the coding sequence GTGCGACTTTTCAAAGCCATCCTCCTCCTGATGCTCGTGGTCAGCATCATCCCCACGCTGATGGTGGGCTGGTTGTCGGTGTCCCATACCCGGGAGCTGCTCATCCGCGACGCGCAGGAGCTGGCGCAGGAGCGCGTGAAGCAGCTGCGGCTCAAGGCGGAGAGCTACCTGGAGGACCCCACGGAGATGGTGGTGGGGCTGTCCAGCGTACCGGGCGGCTTCCTCACCCTCCCGCGCGACACGCAGAAGCTGCACATCGCGGCGGTGCTCAACCAGCGCCCGGAGGTGCTGGCGCTCACCGTGTTCGGCGCGGACAAGCAGCGGCTTCCGGGGCTGCAGGCCTTCGCGGTGCACGACATGGCGCCCAGCGCGGTGGCGGAGCACGAGGAGCGCGCGCGGGCCCTGCTGGATGAAGGGCTCACCGGGGTGCGCTACTCGGACGTGGTGGCGTCCCAGGGCGGAGGCAACGGCGGGCCGGTGGTGACGCTGGCCTTCCCCGTGGGCGACCCGGTGCAGGGCTACATGGCCGCGGACCTGACGCTCGCGGGCCTGCGGCAGATGCTGGCGCAGGAGCGCGTGGGCAGCACGGGGTTCGCGTACCTGGCGGACCGGCACGGCCGCTTGATCACCGGCGGCGGAGACCTGGGCGCGGTGGGCGACGACGTATCGAACCGGCTGCCCCTGGCGCACCTGCTCAAGCAGCGCGAGGGCACGCCCGACACGGAGCTGTTCCACGTGGGCAACTTCGGCGAGGGGAGAGACGCCGTGGTGTCCGCGTACTCGGTGCTGCCGGAGGCGGGCTGGGCCATCGTGTCCGAGCAGCCGGTGGAGCACGCCTACCGCCAGGTGGAGACCATGGAGCGGCGCATCCTGCTGGGCCTGGGCGGCGCCATCCTGGTGGCGCTGGTGCTGGCGGCCATCTTCTCGCGCAACCTCACGCAGCCCCTGAAGACCTTCATCGCCACGTCGCTGGAATTGGCGCGCGGCAAGTTCGGCGTGGAGGTGCACCTCAAGCAGAAGAACGAGCTGGGGGAGCTGGCCCAGACGTTCAACTACATGAGCAAGCAGCTCATGGCGTACGACATGGAGACGCGCGGCCTCTACGAGAGCCTGGAGAAGGGCTACCTGGAGACCATCGTCGCGCTGGCCAACTCCATCGACTCCAAGGACGCGTACACGCGCGGCCACAGCCAGCGCGTGGGCGACGTGGCGGTGGAGATTGGCAAGGAGCTGAAGCTCACCGAGCGCGAGCTGCGGCAGCTTCAGTACGGCGGCATCCTCCACGACATCGGGAAGATTGGCATCGCGGAGAACATCCTCTGCAAGCAGTCCCGGCTCACCGACCAGGAGATGGCGACGATGCGCGAGCACCCCGCCATTGGCGACGCCATCATCGGACCCGTCACGTTCCTGGGCTCGGTGCGCGCGTGCGTGCGCCACCACCACGAGCGCTGGGACGGCACGGGCTACCCGGACAAGCTCAAGGGCGAGTCCATCCCGCTGCTCGCGCGCATCGTGGCGTGCGCGGACACGTTCGATGCGTGCACCTCCACGCGCCCCTACCAGAAGGCCATGCCGCTGGAGAAGGCGATGGAGATCCTGGACAACCTGAGCGGCGCGCAGCTGGACCCCAAGGTGGTGGTGGCCCTGCGCGCGGTGCTGGCCCAGCGGGGCGTGCGGCTGGAAGGCCACCGGCAGCCCGTCAAGCTGGCTTCCTGA
- a CDS encoding peptidoglycan-binding protein LysM has product MKAALWLSAWMGLSVVPSTAPTATVVREPPEGAPLPGGAATPGPRKAPGTEPQTALKALEMSRAAVKAAPDDARRREAETRLQEAEAHYRAARYADALHKADEAWALLNPPQPSNFTVEVDHDGGTTTVTHRQGPPVTVEAQHATRVLAKGESVRVQQGTVLPEPPGAPRLELPADKARLVLKPASGAALLGPVTLSWAAVTGATRYEVEVVSEGVEGGAAPAPVRSVVAARQWTLPALPAGRYRWTVTAVSPEQGRSLPSQTRRFELAAESLELNVKVKNGWQK; this is encoded by the coding sequence ATGAAGGCCGCCCTCTGGCTCAGCGCGTGGATGGGGCTGTCCGTGGTGCCGTCAACTGCTCCGACGGCGACGGTGGTGCGCGAGCCACCGGAAGGCGCTCCCCTGCCCGGAGGCGCCGCCACGCCAGGACCGCGCAAGGCGCCCGGCACGGAGCCGCAGACGGCGCTCAAGGCGCTGGAGATGTCGCGCGCGGCGGTGAAGGCCGCGCCGGACGATGCGCGCCGGCGTGAGGCCGAGACCCGTCTCCAGGAGGCGGAGGCGCACTACCGGGCCGCGCGCTACGCGGACGCGCTTCACAAGGCGGACGAGGCGTGGGCGCTGCTCAACCCGCCCCAGCCGTCCAACTTCACGGTGGAGGTGGACCACGACGGCGGCACCACCACCGTCACCCACCGCCAGGGTCCTCCCGTCACCGTGGAGGCGCAGCACGCCACGCGCGTGCTGGCGAAGGGCGAGTCCGTGCGCGTGCAGCAGGGCACCGTGCTGCCGGAGCCGCCGGGCGCGCCGCGGCTGGAGCTGCCCGCGGACAAGGCCCGCCTCGTGCTGAAGCCCGCGTCCGGGGCGGCGCTGCTGGGGCCGGTGACGCTGTCGTGGGCGGCCGTGACGGGCGCCACGCGCTACGAGGTGGAGGTCGTCTCCGAAGGGGTGGAGGGTGGAGCGGCACCGGCGCCGGTGCGCTCGGTGGTGGCCGCGCGGCAATGGACGTTGCCGGCGCTGCCCGCGGGCCGTTATCGCTGGACGGTGACGGCGGTGAGTCCGGAGCAGGGGCGGTCCCTGCCCTCCCAGACACGGCGCTTCGAGCTGGCCGCGGAATCGCTCGAACTCAACGTCAAGGTGAAGAACGGCTGGCAGAAGTAG